A single region of the Xiphophorus maculatus strain JP 163 A chromosome 3, X_maculatus-5.0-male, whole genome shotgun sequence genome encodes:
- the rad21 gene encoding double-strand-break repair protein rad21 homolog, translated as MFYAHFVLSKRGPLAKIWLAAHWDKKLTKAHVFECNLESSVESIISPKVKMALRTSGHLLLGVVRIYHRKAKYLLADCNEAFIKIKMAFRPGVVDLPEENREAAYNAITLPEEFHDFDQPLPDLDDIDVAQQFTLNQSRAEEITLREDVGNLSLLQENDFADFGMDDREMMRDASTFEDDIMQGATDPNLLLEAEPGPANLPDKSNHMDYDDFGDSSMGNSDGGMLVDKLLSSEDGGGIFDDPPAITESVMMPPDHGDDEDDFDNLHSPGPDSPDSGPAEPLPAMADQTEQTTLVHNEEEAFALEPIDITVKETKAKRKRKLIVDSVKELDSKTIRAQLSDYSDIVTTLDLAPPTKKLMMWKETGGVEKLFSLPAQPLWNARLLKMFTRCLTPLVPDELRKRRKGGEADSLDEFLKELENPEVPREEIMTQNRDVIDQTIMEEPSILAASTMEGSRTTLDETVMPPPSTPRGVKRKQPVDKEGSFPMTPLEQQQVADRSDLSQRLDMPQVDLPPEEASVNLTQLVPELDLLTDKEKDKKDDSEEEEEEEGQAGDQDQEEKRWNKRTQQMLHGLQRVMAKTGAESVSLLELCRNNNRKQAAAKFYSFLVLKKQQAIEVTQTEPYSDIIATAGPKFHLI; from the exons ATGTTCTACGCCCACTTTGTCCTCAGCAAACGTGGGCCGCTGGCCAAGATCTGGCTGGCGGCCCATTGGGACAAAAAGCTGACCAAGGCCCATGTGTTTGAATGCAACCTGGAGAGCAGTGTGGAGAGCATCATCTCACCTAAG GTGAAGATGGCGCTGCGCACTTCGGGTCACCTGCTCCTCGGAGTGGTGCGGATCTACCACAGAAAGGCCAAGTACCTGCTGGCTGACTGTAATGAAGCCTTCATCAAGATCAAAATGGCCTTCAGGCCAG GTGTGGTTGATCTGCCTGAGGAAAATAGAGAGGCTGCATATAATGCCATCACTTTACCTGAGGAGTTCCATGACTTTGACCAGCCACTTCCTGATCTAGA TGACATTGATGTGGCTCAGCAGTTCACCCTGAAccagagcagagcagaagagaTCACCTTGAGGGAGGATGTTGGAAACCTCAGCCTGCTGCAGGAAAACGACTTTG CTGACTTCGGCATGGATGACCGGGAGATGATGCGTGATGCTAGCACGTTTGAAGATGATATAATGCAGGGAGCCACTGACCCCAACCTCTTGCTGGAGGCTGAGCCGGGCCCAGCTAACCTCCCCGACAAATCCAACCACATGGATTATGACGACTTTGGGGACAGCTCCATGGGCAACAGCGATGGCGGAATGCTTG ttgaCAAACTGCTGAGTTCTGAAGATGGAGGTGGCATCTTTGATGATCCGCCAGCGATCACAGAGAGCGTCATGATGCCTCCAGATCACGGGGATGATGAGgatgactttgacaaccttcaTTCAC CGGGTCCAGACAGTCCTGATTCTGGCCCAGCAGAGCCGCTGCCAGCAATGGCCGACCAAACGGAACAGACGACTCTGGTTCACAACGAAGAGGAAGCCTTTGCCCTGGAGCCCATCGACATCACTG TGAAAGAGACCAAGGCAAAACGTAAAAGGAAGTTGATTGTCGACAGCGTCAAAGAGTTGGACAGTAAGACCATCCGAGCCCAGCTGTCGGACTACTCCGACATTGTGACCACCCTGGACCTGGCCCCTCCCACTAAGAAGCTCATGATGTGGAAAGAGACCGGAGGAGTGGAGAAGCTTTTCTCTCTGCCTGCTCAGCCGCTCTGGAACGCCCGGCTGCTCAAG ATGTTCACCCGCTGCCTGACTCCCCTGGTGCCAGACGAGCTGAGGAAGCGCAGGAAGGGCGGTGAAGCGGACAGTCTGGACGAGTTCCTCAAAGAGCTGGAGAACCCGGAGGTGCCGAGGGAGGAGATCATGACTCAGAACAGAGACGTTATTG ACCAGACGATCATGGAGGAGCCCAGCATTCTGGCAGCTTCTACAATGGAAGGCAGCAGGACGACTTTGGATGAGACGGTGATGCCTCCTCCATCCACCCCCCGTGGCGTTAAACGCAAGCAGCCCGTTGACAAGGAGGGAAGCTTTCCT ATGACTCCCCTGGAGCAGCAGCAAGTGGCTGACCGCTCAGACTTGTCACAAAGACTAGACATGCCTCAGGTTGATCTGCCCCCAGAGGAGGCCAGTGTCAACCTCACTCAGCTTGTCCCAGAACTCGACCTTCTCACCGACAAGGAAAAGGATAAGAAGGATGACAGCGAAGAAGAGGAG GAAGAGGAAGGCCAGGCTGGAGACCAGGATCAAGAAGAGAAGAGATGGAACAAGAGAACCCAACAGATGCTTCACGGCCTGCAG CGCGTTATGGCGAAGACCGGTGCGGAGTCGGTCAGTCTGCTCGAACTGTGCcgaaacaacaacagaaagcAGGCAGCAGCCAAGTTTTACAGTTTCCTCGTCCTCAAGAAGCAGCAAGCCATCGAGGTCACCCAGACAGAGCCCTACAGCGACATCATCGCCACGGCCGGACCAAAATTCCACCTCATTTAG